The Paenibacillus sp. MBLB1832 genome has a window encoding:
- a CDS encoding glycosyltransferase WbsX family protein, translated as MKKEIEVAVYYFPNYHVDSRNESWHGKGWTEWELVKAATPRFEGHQQPKIPLWGYLDESDPAVAEKQITAAADHAIDVFIYDWYWYSGGPFLNAALEKGFMQATNNNRLKFSLMWANHDWVNLFPLKRSAGTHILEPGAVTRKEFEKVVDYLIEQYFKHPSYWRVKGGLYFSFYDLQTFIDGLGGLEQTIEALAYFRTKVRDAGLGELHLNAIVVNIKNLPSERALKSPNDIINSLGMDSVTSYVWIHNVALDTFPAVKYSEYAQKASADWGNFRKQFEVPYFPNVSMGWDSSPRTVQSDVYDHLDYPYMPVLIGNTPEEFEKSLQASKTFLEQSQTLPAIITVNSWNEWTEGSYLEPDTVHGLGYLEAIRRTFGENITAEEKAL; from the coding sequence ATGAAGAAAGAAATAGAAGTTGCTGTATATTACTTCCCGAATTATCATGTTGATTCACGTAATGAGAGTTGGCATGGCAAGGGGTGGACGGAATGGGAATTAGTAAAAGCTGCTACACCCAGGTTCGAAGGGCATCAGCAGCCTAAGATCCCACTCTGGGGTTATTTAGACGAGTCGGATCCAGCGGTTGCGGAAAAACAAATTACAGCTGCGGCTGACCATGCTATTGACGTATTTATTTATGACTGGTATTGGTACAGTGGAGGTCCTTTCCTGAACGCAGCACTTGAGAAAGGGTTTATGCAGGCTACAAATAATAATAGATTAAAATTTTCACTCATGTGGGCGAATCATGACTGGGTTAACTTATTCCCCCTCAAGAGGAGTGCAGGCACTCATATATTAGAGCCAGGAGCAGTTACAAGGAAGGAATTCGAAAAGGTTGTCGATTATCTTATCGAACAATATTTCAAACATCCAAGTTATTGGCGTGTGAAAGGTGGTCTTTACTTTTCATTCTATGATTTACAAACCTTCATTGATGGCTTAGGGGGATTGGAACAAACGATCGAGGCTTTGGCCTATTTTCGCACGAAAGTTAGAGATGCGGGCTTAGGAGAACTCCACCTAAATGCTATCGTTGTTAATATAAAAAATTTACCGAGTGAAAGAGCTTTGAAAAGTCCTAACGATATTATCAATTCTTTAGGAATGGATAGTGTTACCTCTTATGTATGGATTCATAATGTTGCATTGGATACGTTCCCAGCTGTTAAGTACTCAGAATATGCGCAGAAAGCATCTGCGGATTGGGGGAATTTTCGTAAGCAGTTCGAAGTGCCGTATTTCCCGAATGTATCAATGGGATGGGATTCTAGTCCACGCACGGTACAATCGGATGTTTATGATCATTTGGATTACCCCTACATGCCAGTGTTGATCGGTAATACGCCAGAAGAGTTCGAGAAATCACTCCAAGCATCGAAAACCTTTTTGGAACAAAGCCAAACCCTGCCGGCCATTATTACAGTTAATTCATGGAACGAATGGACGGAAGGCAGCTATTTGGAACCTGATACAGTACACGGATTGGGTTACTTGGAAGCTATCAGGAGAACATTTGGTGAGAATATAACTGCCGAGGAAAAAGCCTTATGA
- a CDS encoding AraC family transcriptional regulator — translation MHHHDFIKLVYITGGQAEHQYMNENCIVQEGEVFLKQPEVEHAYRVPGGGSLEGYNILFLPDLLEKEFQTLSTVASFVDFFYVKPFLRESNVYHVYMHLNSQQRIEMKLLMDRLTKEFTHKLTGYRILIKTSMIDLFVYLSRIYELKAHKPLTQWGSDAEVIKHISHYIDLHHAQPLSLEQVSQLCGMSVSSFKNKFKLYIGKTFLEYRKEVRLTIAKELLVETDDKIVTISQKVGLEDLSFFNKIFKEMEELSPGNYRKMHRKL, via the coding sequence CTGCATCATCATGATTTCATTAAACTGGTGTATATAACTGGGGGACAAGCTGAGCACCAATATATGAATGAGAACTGTATCGTTCAGGAAGGGGAGGTATTCCTGAAACAGCCTGAGGTGGAGCACGCTTACCGTGTACCTGGAGGGGGAAGTTTGGAAGGGTATAATATTTTGTTCCTGCCCGATTTATTGGAAAAGGAGTTCCAAACGCTATCAACTGTAGCCTCTTTCGTGGACTTCTTTTATGTGAAGCCGTTCCTGCGGGAATCGAATGTTTATCATGTCTACATGCATTTAAATTCACAGCAACGGATTGAAATGAAGCTTTTGATGGACCGTTTAACCAAGGAATTTACCCACAAGCTTACTGGTTACCGGATACTGATAAAGACAAGTATGATTGATTTGTTTGTGTACTTAAGCCGTATTTACGAGCTAAAAGCACATAAACCTCTTACCCAGTGGGGAAGCGACGCAGAGGTTATCAAGCATATTAGCCACTACATTGATCTGCATCATGCTCAGCCGCTGAGCCTTGAGCAAGTAAGCCAATTATGTGGAATGAGCGTATCTTCCTTTAAGAATAAATTTAAGCTGTACATCGGCAAGACCTTCTTGGAGTATCGAAAAGAGGTGCGATTAACCATTGCTAAGGAGCTGTTGGTCGAAACGGATGATAAGATTGTGACGATATCGCAAAAGGTAGGTTTAGAGGACTTAAGCTTTTTTAATAAAATATTCAAGGAAATGGAGGAGCTTTCGCCGGGAAACTATCGGAAGATGCACCGTAAGCTATGA
- a CDS encoding aldo/keto reductase: MRYRTFVKTGWQVSEIGFGTMQLGGCTGPTEDHESIRTLLTAWENGINFVDTASAYGDGRAEEVIGKALKKWTGAPIYIASK; this comes from the coding sequence ATGAGATATCGCACCTTTGTCAAAACAGGTTGGCAAGTATCAGAGATCGGCTTCGGTACCATGCAGCTAGGCGGCTGCACCGGACCAACCGAAGACCATGAGTCCATTCGGACGTTGTTAACTGCATGGGAAAACGGCATCAATTTCGTCGACACGGCCAGCGCATATGGAGACGGTAGAGCGGAAGAAGTGATTGGCAAAGCCCTAAAAAAGTGGACGGGGGCACCCATTTACATTGCATCCAAATAA
- a CDS encoding ABC transporter substrate-binding protein — protein MKYFKQCLISSLVIMVTLTGCASKSNTNAPKETNKAEVTKEEKDTKSEAFTIRYSSWFLNDPDGTHPEKKAFVDAVQKKYKEKYPNAKVELESTPGDNYDNKLSASFASVSAPDVMYMFSTSLNKYAKANYLADLSDIPVASQMLESVKPINMYQGKVYGITAGVTVAGAFYNKKVLKDLGVNLPKTWSEFLAVCEAIKAKGLTPIEAGFKDAWTVNWATAPIAASSINNPGIETDLYNGKTKINGSEFQGFVAKWTQLSEKGYFNKNALSIGFDQAQKEFADGKAAFFINGSWVPSGVKGANSEAEIGYMSIPNDQGQSVIVTANDNSIAINAKTSNMQRAKDLVSVLTDGTVLAAFYKNNTLPALKNLDVPFDLPAMNEVKEALKSNKTAMFPGTYMPKSSYDIVYGSLPTQIIGGKKLGSELEEADKNLQKDKVTVPTP, from the coding sequence ATGAAGTACTTTAAGCAATGTTTAATCTCTAGTCTTGTTATCATGGTTACTTTGACAGGATGCGCAAGTAAATCGAACACGAACGCACCAAAAGAGACCAATAAAGCAGAAGTGACAAAGGAGGAGAAGGATACTAAAAGTGAAGCATTTACCATTCGCTATTCTTCTTGGTTTTTAAACGATCCCGATGGAACGCATCCTGAGAAGAAAGCTTTTGTCGACGCAGTGCAAAAGAAGTATAAAGAGAAATACCCAAACGCAAAGGTTGAATTAGAAAGTACACCAGGAGATAATTACGACAATAAACTCTCTGCCTCCTTTGCTTCTGTCAGCGCGCCAGATGTGATGTACATGTTCAGCACCTCTCTTAATAAATATGCAAAGGCTAATTATTTAGCAGATCTGTCTGATATTCCCGTTGCATCTCAAATGTTAGAATCAGTGAAACCCATTAATATGTATCAAGGTAAAGTATATGGTATTACTGCCGGAGTAACGGTTGCAGGAGCTTTTTATAATAAAAAAGTACTTAAAGATCTAGGAGTGAATTTGCCAAAGACATGGAGTGAGTTCTTGGCAGTATGCGAAGCGATAAAAGCCAAGGGCTTAACGCCAATTGAAGCGGGCTTTAAGGATGCGTGGACTGTCAACTGGGCAACTGCTCCAATCGCGGCATCGTCAATCAATAATCCTGGCATCGAAACTGATTTATACAATGGAAAGACTAAAATAAACGGTTCCGAATTTCAAGGGTTTGTTGCAAAATGGACGCAATTGTCCGAGAAGGGATATTTTAATAAAAATGCTCTAAGTATTGGTTTCGACCAAGCGCAGAAGGAGTTCGCGGATGGGAAGGCAGCGTTTTTCATCAACGGCAGCTGGGTTCCAAGCGGAGTAAAAGGTGCTAATTCAGAGGCAGAAATTGGTTATATGAGTATTCCAAATGACCAAGGACAGTCTGTCATTGTAACAGCCAATGATAACAGTATAGCTATTAATGCCAAGACATCTAATATGCAAAGGGCCAAGGATCTTGTGTCGGTGCTTACGGATGGAACCGTTTTGGCTGCATTCTATAAAAATAATACGTTACCAGCATTGAAAAATTTAGATGTGCCATTTGATCTTCCTGCTATGAATGAAGTGAAAGAGGCATTGAAATCGAACAAAACTGCAATGTTCCCAGGAACATACATGCCCAAATCTTCTTATGATATTGTTTATGGATCATTGCCGACTCAAATCATAGGAGGCAAAAAATTAGGGAGTGAGCTTGAAGAAGCAGATAAAAATTTACAGAAGGATAAGGTAACAGTCCCAACGCCGTAA
- a CDS encoding S-layer homology domain-containing protein: MKKKAHFLLFLIAVMICSLIPTCVFGEAAGETLTVDRQEVSPSSTFTITGSAPVSDLYGFEVKLTYDRSKLEFVNAVSKVSGGAGFAVGPILKDNEIVYAYTKTGNQAGNNGTLALFNMTFRVKDGVSGKALITWNSLKMVKATDLASTTVSPLVSTTVTINAGESTPTSAPTPTPAPTSTAIAAPPTGGVVLPPSPSPTSTSTTPTSATPTPTSSGVPSAIPTPVVLNPTVTSGTSVEGTKSYAQVLPVSVLQSGSRTQRLQIQSRVADVELRANAIPANDLVKASEVKLVISEVDKSKLEASIAQKIGNKAIIDLKLLLNGQPYEWKNNDAPVTVSIPYTPTPEELKLPDQLVVWYIDGSGNFTKVPSGRYDSSDGKVRFTTTHFSSYAIGYDRKIFSDLAGYEWAKEYVEALAAKGIVQGTSESAYSPGASITRADFAVLLTKTLGLTGNSPTSFVDVPSEAYYAEAVSILKSLGIAQGDENMQFHSSHFISREDMMTLTARALILQGRLTDSDNEAVLSRFMDSQELANYASKPIGNLVRAGIVEGSGTHLYPKEATTRAEAAVFLYRIYQKIW, from the coding sequence ATGAAAAAGAAAGCACATTTCTTGTTATTCTTGATCGCTGTTATGATTTGTTCCTTAATTCCGACATGTGTTTTTGGAGAGGCCGCAGGCGAAACCCTCACGGTTGACCGTCAGGAGGTATCTCCGTCCAGTACTTTCACGATTACGGGTTCGGCGCCGGTAAGCGATCTGTACGGATTCGAGGTTAAGCTTACTTACGATCGAAGCAAGCTTGAGTTCGTGAATGCGGTTTCGAAAGTAAGTGGAGGAGCGGGATTCGCAGTCGGTCCCATCCTTAAAGATAATGAAATTGTCTATGCGTATACGAAGACGGGGAATCAAGCCGGCAATAATGGAACATTAGCATTGTTCAACATGACGTTTCGAGTAAAAGACGGGGTGAGCGGAAAAGCTCTGATAACATGGAACAGCCTGAAGATGGTCAAAGCGACTGATCTTGCAAGTACAACTGTATCGCCGTTGGTGTCGACTACGGTAACGATTAATGCGGGGGAGTCTACACCTACGTCTGCACCTACTCCTACCCCAGCACCAACCTCTACTGCCATCGCAGCACCTCCGACCGGCGGAGTGGTGTTACCTCCTTCGCCTTCACCAACTTCCACATCTACGACGCCAACCTCTGCAACGCCTACACCAACATCGAGTGGAGTCCCATCAGCAATTCCGACTCCAGTTGTTTTGAATCCGACAGTAACCAGTGGAACTTCAGTCGAAGGAACAAAGAGCTATGCTCAAGTTCTTCCAGTATCGGTTCTACAGAGCGGCTCGAGAACTCAAAGGCTTCAAATTCAATCACGTGTGGCAGATGTGGAATTGCGGGCTAATGCAATTCCAGCGAATGACCTTGTGAAGGCTTCAGAAGTTAAACTTGTCATTTCCGAGGTGGATAAAAGCAAGCTTGAGGCCTCAATTGCTCAGAAAATTGGAAATAAAGCGATAATCGATCTCAAGCTCCTTCTTAACGGCCAACCTTATGAATGGAAAAATAACGATGCTCCGGTAACGGTAAGCATCCCCTATACCCCAACGCCTGAGGAACTTAAGCTTCCAGATCAACTCGTGGTGTGGTACATCGATGGAAGCGGCAACTTCACGAAGGTTCCCTCTGGACGGTACGATTCTTCCGACGGCAAGGTACGCTTCACAACAACGCATTTCAGCTCCTATGCGATCGGTTACGACCGGAAGATATTCTCCGACTTAGCAGGTTATGAATGGGCTAAGGAATATGTAGAGGCATTGGCCGCGAAGGGCATTGTTCAAGGTACTTCCGAGTCAGCCTACAGTCCAGGTGCTTCGATCACTCGAGCAGATTTTGCCGTGCTTCTGACGAAGACTCTCGGCTTGACAGGGAACTCCCCGACATCATTCGTAGACGTACCATCGGAAGCTTATTATGCTGAGGCAGTGTCCATCTTGAAATCGTTGGGCATAGCACAGGGTGATGAGAATATGCAGTTCCACTCATCGCATTTCATAAGCAGAGAGGATATGATGACTCTCACTGCACGTGCACTTATCCTACAAGGCCGATTAACGGACTCGGATAATGAGGCTGTATTGAGCAGATTTATGGACAGTCAGGAATTGGCCAATTATGCGTCTAAACCAATTGGGAATCTTGTCAGAGCAGGAATTGTTGAAGGAAGCGGAACGCACTTGTATCCGAAAGAAGCGACCACAAGAGCAGAAGCGGCCGTATTCCTATACCGGATATACCAGAAGATTTGGTAG
- a CDS encoding AraC family transcriptional regulator gives MEIGIINARTYLSTAAKGSGNMTDIGKNYTIDFLNIAPYIRYVQEFSGLDDYKVPLRIIYDHEIIFVKEGMCLYQIEDKEYILKKNDIHIMKPNVKHSCFVPKGERFEYYAVHFDFIYMGEELDFSADEIYLSKYDYYHSEFIPVEEELISRRKMTYAEVEFPYVTAITNAMVYLDLFKELLHAYTHKNYGYHMEMRAILLQILTLIVRENVIDQGIQRQHPQRAKVMQAIQYMHNHYHRQIDQSEIATAVFISPSYLRLLFKQVTGKTPVEMLTHIRMDMAKKLLLEGNHSVSEISFMVGFQDIHYFSNLFKKLEGLSPKHYVTTLKKDI, from the coding sequence ATGGAGATAGGTATAATTAATGCACGTACGTATTTATCAACTGCAGCTAAAGGAAGTGGCAATATGACGGACATAGGAAAAAATTATACGATCGATTTTCTTAACATTGCTCCTTATATCCGATATGTACAGGAGTTTTCAGGACTCGATGATTACAAAGTACCTCTGCGAATCATATATGATCATGAGATTATCTTTGTAAAAGAGGGTATGTGTTTGTATCAAATTGAGGATAAAGAGTACATTTTGAAAAAAAATGATATTCATATTATGAAGCCAAATGTTAAACATAGCTGTTTTGTACCTAAGGGTGAAAGATTTGAATATTATGCAGTCCATTTCGACTTTATATATATGGGTGAAGAACTCGACTTTTCGGCTGACGAGATTTATTTAAGTAAATATGATTATTACCACTCGGAATTTATTCCAGTCGAAGAAGAGTTGATTTCTCGTAGAAAAATGACATATGCGGAAGTGGAATTTCCTTATGTAACCGCAATCACTAATGCTATGGTCTATTTAGATTTGTTTAAGGAATTATTGCATGCATACACGCACAAAAATTATGGTTATCACATGGAAATGCGTGCAATTTTGTTGCAAATCTTAACCCTAATTGTAAGGGAAAATGTAATTGATCAAGGTATCCAACGTCAACATCCTCAACGCGCAAAAGTCATGCAAGCAATTCAATATATGCATAACCATTATCATCGTCAGATTGATCAGAGTGAAATTGCTACAGCAGTTTTTATTTCTCCTAGCTACTTAAGGCTGTTATTTAAACAAGTAACAGGGAAAACACCAGTCGAGATGTTAACCCATATACGAATGGACATGGCTAAGAAGTTGCTTCTGGAAGGCAATCACTCCGTTAGTGAAATTTCTTTTATGGTAGGTTTTCAGGACATTCATTATTTCAGTAATTTATTCAAGAAATTAGAAGGATTGTCTCCCAAACATTACGTCACCACTTTAAAGAAAGACATTTGA
- a CDS encoding carbohydrate ABC transporter permease, producing MDKFRGLFSMRFLFIIPALCLFSIFVYYPFLGGVFYSFTQWDGVNTPVFIGMKNYMDILQDSQIRQATLNTLYIVFVGIGVSTPLSLLLALGLNRPLKSKHILRTVYYLPSVISLIVVSLVWGNILQYDGILNALLTQAGLGVFVKDWLGTVDTALLSMVSIMVFQSVGYGAVIYLAGLQSIPQDLKEAARMDGASGWYEFWHITLPLLMPSITISTFMSLVGGLKMFDLPFVLTNGGPGYSTTTLALTLYKFLSNLTYGYAAAGGVLFMIMIVIITLLQLNFTRKREVEY from the coding sequence ATGGATAAGTTTAGAGGTTTGTTTTCAATGCGATTTTTGTTTATTATACCAGCCTTATGTCTGTTTAGTATTTTTGTATATTATCCATTTCTTGGGGGGGTGTTCTATTCATTCACCCAATGGGATGGTGTCAATACTCCAGTTTTTATTGGCATGAAAAACTATATGGACATTTTGCAAGACAGCCAGATACGTCAGGCGACATTAAACACGTTGTATATCGTATTTGTGGGAATTGGTGTCAGCACACCGCTCTCGCTCTTATTGGCGCTCGGATTAAATCGACCATTAAAGTCGAAACATATTCTTAGAACGGTATATTACTTACCTTCTGTTATTAGTCTAATTGTCGTATCCCTTGTTTGGGGGAATATTCTCCAGTATGACGGTATTTTAAATGCACTCCTAACTCAGGCTGGGCTCGGTGTATTCGTCAAGGATTGGCTAGGAACCGTTGATACTGCACTCCTGTCTATGGTCAGTATCATGGTATTTCAAAGTGTTGGCTACGGAGCAGTTATTTATTTAGCTGGGCTACAGTCCATTCCTCAGGATCTTAAAGAAGCTGCACGGATGGATGGAGCATCCGGATGGTATGAATTTTGGCATATTACATTACCTCTGTTAATGCCTTCGATCACAATTTCAACCTTTATGAGTTTAGTAGGAGGTTTAAAGATGTTTGATCTTCCATTTGTCTTAACAAATGGAGGTCCTGGCTACTCAACAACAACTCTTGCTTTAACGTTATATAAATTCCTGTCAAATTTAACCTATGGCTATGCAGCAGCAGGTGGGGTTTTGTTTATGATAATGATCGTTATTATTACGCTCCTTCAGTTGAACTTTACGAGAAAGAGAGAGGTGGAATATTAA
- a CDS encoding aldo/keto reductase yields MEHLEWLDTLQDLQREGKIREIGVSIRDYRPEDGIPIAKSGWIATEQVVYNLFEQRPAQELFPVCATHGVGIIARVIKKVTGKSQVNLAEVAYASV; encoded by the coding sequence ATGGAACATCTGGAATGGCTAGATACTCTGCAGGATCTGCAGCGGGAAGGTAAAATTCGCGAAATTGGCGTCTCGATCCGGGATTATCGTCCCGAAGATGGCATTCCAATTGCCAAGTCCGGGTGGATCGCTACGGAGCAAGTCGTTTACAACCTGTTCGAGCAGCGCCCCGCCCAAGAGCTGTTCCCTGTATGCGCAACTCATGGCGTTGGAATTATAGCAAGGGTAATAAAAAAAGTCACCGGGAAGTCGCAAGTCAATCTGGCAGAGGTCGCATACGCTTCTGTTTAA
- a CDS encoding ABC transporter ATP-binding protein: MTALIQMEHVSKFYFMGGETIRALDDISLDIAQGEYVAIMGPSGSGKSTLMNIIGCLDVSDEGQYVLDGKQIHAMKDSQLSEIRNRKIGFVFQSFNLLPRLSAYENVELPLIYRGLSRKQREPLVLQSLEAVDLLDRRKHFPSELSGGQQQRVAIARTLAGDPPIILADEPTGALDSKTGAEIMDIFRRLNEQGRTIIVITHDRQVAEQAKRIVRFRDGRLVY, translated from the coding sequence ATGACAGCCTTAATTCAAATGGAACATGTGAGTAAGTTTTACTTCATGGGCGGGGAGACGATTCGAGCGCTGGACGATATCTCGTTAGACATCGCGCAAGGCGAATACGTAGCCATCATGGGGCCTTCAGGCTCTGGCAAATCCACCCTGATGAATATTATCGGGTGTTTGGATGTGTCAGACGAAGGCCAGTATGTCCTTGATGGTAAGCAGATTCATGCTATGAAAGATTCGCAGTTGTCCGAGATTCGGAATCGGAAGATCGGGTTTGTTTTTCAGAGCTTCAACCTGCTGCCGAGGTTAAGTGCGTATGAGAATGTGGAGCTTCCTCTCATTTATCGCGGACTATCGAGGAAGCAGCGGGAGCCGCTAGTATTGCAATCGCTAGAAGCTGTGGATTTGCTAGATCGAAGGAAGCATTTTCCTTCGGAGCTTTCTGGCGGGCAGCAGCAGCGTGTTGCGATTGCGCGCACGTTGGCAGGCGATCCGCCGATAATTTTAGCAGATGAGCCTACAGGTGCGCTGGATTCGAAGACGGGCGCGGAGATCATGGATATTTTCAGGCGATTGAATGAGCAGGGGCGGACGATTATTGTGATAACGCATGATCGACAGGTTGCTGAGCAAGCGAAGCGGATTGTACGGTTTCGGGATGGGCGGTTGGTGTATTGA
- the sigK gene encoding RNA polymerase sporulation sigma factor SigK, whose product MTLLRVHILKKFDNTGEDLEDLISIGTIGLIKAIESFSPNKGTKLATFAARCIENEILMHLRSLKKTRKDVSLHDPIGTDKEGNEITLIDILGSEADDVVDAVQLKIEKSKIYRNLEILDDREKEVVVGRFGLELGGEERTQREIAKELGISRSYVSRIEKRALMKLYHEFYKAKR is encoded by the coding sequence ATTACCTTGCTTCGTGTCCACATCCTCAAAAAATTCGACAATACGGGGGAAGATTTGGAAGATTTGATCTCCATTGGGACGATCGGATTGATCAAAGCTATCGAATCCTTTTCCCCAAACAAAGGGACCAAGCTGGCGACATTTGCGGCGCGTTGTATTGAGAATGAGATCTTGATGCATCTGCGATCCTTAAAGAAAACGCGCAAAGATGTGTCTCTGCATGATCCCATTGGAACGGACAAAGAGGGGAATGAAATTACTTTGATCGACATCCTCGGCAGTGAAGCGGACGATGTGGTGGATGCGGTGCAGTTGAAGATTGAGAAGTCGAAGATTTATCGCAATCTGGAAATATTGGACGACCGGGAGAAGGAAGTCGTTGTTGGGCGGTTTGGACTGGAATTGGGTGGGGAAGAGCGGACGCAGCGGGAGATTGCGAAGGAGCTGGGTATCAGCCGCTCCTATGTGTCCCGGATCGAGAAGCGGGCTCTCATGAAGCTGTATCATGAGTTTTATAAAGCAAAACGGTAA
- a CDS encoding carbohydrate ABC transporter permease has translation MESTYRTRARFNLLIEFLLIGGSLLIVYPFINLVLSSFKKKQELFNPISWPSSVYLGNYAEVFKRVNIIEAFGNTVYICLLTLVLIVIFSSMAGYVISREGKGMYQWILYFFVSGFLIPFQTSMVTLYKLAVWTHLMDTMTWLVLTYAAGSIPFALLIYVGFTKSIPRELEEAAIMDGCSQFRMFWKIIFPLLMPATGTVVAMTIMWYWNDLIGPVLFINDKHKLTLVALVNVFRGEHTTDWGPIFALCVLSSLPLVILFFFTQKYFLQGLIQGAVKG, from the coding sequence ATGGAATCCACTTACAGAACTCGTGCGAGGTTTAACTTACTTATAGAATTCCTGTTAATTGGCGGCTCTTTACTTATCGTTTATCCTTTTATTAATCTAGTCCTTTCCAGTTTTAAGAAAAAACAAGAGCTTTTCAATCCAATTAGTTGGCCAAGTTCTGTCTATTTAGGGAATTATGCTGAGGTTTTTAAACGAGTAAATATTATCGAGGCATTTGGAAATACCGTATACATTTGCTTGCTTACACTTGTACTTATTGTTATTTTCTCTTCCATGGCTGGATACGTCATCAGTAGGGAAGGCAAAGGAATGTACCAGTGGATACTTTACTTCTTTGTTTCAGGTTTCCTAATCCCTTTTCAAACCAGTATGGTGACACTTTATAAACTAGCAGTCTGGACTCATCTTATGGACACGATGACATGGCTGGTTCTTACTTATGCTGCTGGCTCTATTCCCTTTGCTCTATTAATTTATGTGGGCTTCACAAAATCAATTCCACGTGAGTTGGAAGAAGCGGCTATCATGGATGGCTGCAGCCAGTTCCGAATGTTTTGGAAAATTATTTTTCCTTTGCTTATGCCTGCAACAGGCACAGTTGTTGCCATGACGATCATGTGGTATTGGAATGATTTAATTGGTCCTGTCCTCTTTATCAACGATAAGCACAAATTGACGTTAGTTGCTTTAGTTAATGTATTTCGGGGAGAACACACAACGGATTGGGGACCAATATTCGCCCTATGTGTCTTATCCAGCTTACCACTAGTTATTTTGTTTTTCTTCACACAGAAGTATTTCTTGCAGGGCTTGATTCAAGGAGCAGTAAAAGGTTAA